From one Corvus cornix cornix isolate S_Up_H32 chromosome 21, ASM73873v5, whole genome shotgun sequence genomic stretch:
- the P3H1 gene encoding prolyl 3-hydroxylase 1 encodes MALSPPPPPPLLLLLLLLLPPLLMALLAWAATPPEPVPVPTLIPADPPLPTQSPDALFAAGAEAYARGDWPTVVLQMERALRARAAVRSRLVRCRLRCANATAGPAEGAEPQPDPVLRDLWFFRALLRRAACLRNCGPAAPSRYRLGEELDREFGRRSPYNYLQVAYFKMNRPAQAAAAAHTFFVANPGHQEMRQNLEYYQAMVGVREDDFTDLEVKPHLSEFRLGVRFYTEEQPAAAILHLEKALEEYFVADTECRALCEGPYDYEGYNYLEYNADLFQAITDHSMQVLSCKQGCVTELASQPGQEKPLEDFLPSHFNYLQFAYYNNGNYEKAIECAKTYLLFFPHDEVMNQNLAYYTAVLGENLARPIQPREEIQVYHQRSLMEKELLFFSYDVFGIPFVDPDTWTPEEVIPKRLREKQKVERETAARISEEIGNLMKEIETLVEEKAKESADMSKFIREGGPLVYEGASVTMNSKALNGSQRVVVDGLLSAEECWELQRLTNAAASAGDGYRGKTSPHTPSETFYGVTVLKALKLGQEGKVPLHSAYLYYNVTDKVRHMMESYFRLEVPLHFSYSHLVCRTAIDEKQEGRSDNSHEVHVDNCILNAEALVCVKEPPAYTFRDYSAILYLNGDFEGGAFYFTELDAKTETAEVQPQCGRAVGFSSGSENPHGVKAVTKGQRCAIALWFTLDPRHSERERVQADDLVKMLFSMEEGDLQPETEKESPAAIVVGKDEL; translated from the exons ATGGCGTtgtcgccgccgccgccgccgccgctgctgcttcttctgctgttgctgctgccgCCGTTGCTTATGGCGCTGCTGGCGTGGGCGGCCACGCCACCGGAACCGGTCCCGGTCCCGACCTTGATACCAGCCGACCCGCCGCTGCCCACGCAGTCCCCCGACGCACTGTTCGCCGCCGGTGCCGAGGCGTACGCGCGGGGGGACTGGCCCACCGTAGTGCTGCAGATGGAGCGGGCGCTGCGGGCGCGGGCCGCCGTGCGCTCCCGGCTAGTGCGGTGCCGCCTGCGCTGCGCCAACGCCAcagcggggccggcggagggGGCTGAGCCCCAACCCGACCCGGTGCTCCGGGACCTGTGGTTTTTTCGGGCGCTGCTTCGTCGCGCTGCCTGCCTGCGGAACTGCGGGCCCGCCGCGCCCTCCCGATACCGCCTGGGCGAGGAGCTAGACCGGGAGTTCGGCCGGCGCAGCCCCTACAACTATCTCCAGGTCGCCTATTTCAAG ATGAACCGGCCGGcgcaggcggcggcggccgctcACACCTTCTTCGTGGCCAACCCCGGGCACCAGGAGATGAGGCAGAACCTGGAGTACTACCAGGCCATGGTGGGAGTCCGTGAGGATGACTTCACTGACCTGGAGGTCAAACCCCACCTG AGCGAGTTTCGGCTGGGTGTCCGGTTTTACACAGAGGAGCAGCCAGCTGCCGCCATCCTGCACCTGGAGAAGGCACTGGAGGAGTATTTTGTGGCAGACACTGAGTGCCGTGCTCTCTGTGAGGGACCCTACGATTATGAGGGCTACAACTACCTGGAGTACAACGCAGACCTTTTCCAGGCCATCACAG ATCACTCCATGCAGGTGCTAAGCTGCAAGCAAGGCTGCGTCACAGAGCTGGCCTCACAGCCCGGCCAGGAGAAGCCTCTGGAGGATTTCCTGCCCTCACACTTCAACTACCTGCAGTTTGCCTACTACAACA ATGGGAATTACGAAAAAGCCATTGAATGCGCCAAAACCTATTTGCTCTTCTTCCCACATGACGAGGTGATGAACCAAAATTTGGCCTATTACACCGCCGTCCTGGGGGAAAACCTGGCCAGACCCATCCAACCCCGAGAG GAGATCCAGGTATACCACCAGCGGAGTCTGATGGAGAAAGAGCTGCTCTTCTTCAGCTACGATGTCTTTGGCATCCCTTTTGTGGACCCG GACACATGGACACCTGAAGAGGTGATACCAAAAAGACTGCGAGAGAAACAGAA GGTGGAGCGGGAGACAGCAGCACGCATCTCTGAGGAAATCGGCAACCTTATGAAGGAGATTGAGACACTGGTGGAGGAGAAGGCCAAGGAGTCTGCTGACATGAGCAAGTTCATCCGAGAAG GTGGCCCTTTGGTGTACGAAGGAGCCAGTGTCACCATGAACTCCAAGGCCCTGAATGGCTCCCAGCGTGTCGTGGTGGATGGACTCCTTTCTGCTGAGGAGTGCTGGGAACTGCAGAGACTCACTAAT gcagctgcctcagCCGGGGATGGCTATCGAGGGAAGACCTCTCCTCACACTCCCAGTGAGACCTTCTATGGCGTGACTGTCCTCAAGGCCCTCAAG ctgggccaggagGGCAAGGTGCCCCTGCACAGTGCCTACTTGTACTACAATGTGACAGACAAGGTGCGGCACATGATGGAGTCCTACTTCCGCCTGGAGGTCCCACTCCACTTCTCCTACTCCCACCTAGTGTGCCGCACGGCCATTGACG AGAAGCAAGAAGGTCGGAGTGACAACAGCCATGAGGTGCATGTGGACAACTGTATTCTCAATGCAGAGGCACTGGTGTGTGTGAAGGAACCCCCAGCCTACACTTTCCGGGATTACAG TGCAATCCTCTACCTCAACGGGGACTTTGAAGGAGGAGCTTTCTACTTCACCGAGCTGGATGCCAAGACTGAGACC GCAGAGGTTCAGCCACAGTGTGGCCGTGCCGTGGGCTTCTCCTCTGGCTCAGAGAACCCCCATGGGGTGAAGGCTGTGACCAAGGGCCAGCGCTGCGCCATTGCCCTCTGGTTCACTCTGGACCCTCGGCACAGTGAGCGG GAGCGTGTGCAGGCGGATGACCTGGTGAAGATGCTTTTCAGCATGGAAGAGGGGGATTTGCAGCCAGAGACGGAGAAGGAATCACCAGCTGCCATTGTGGTGGGGAAGGATGAGCTGTGA
- the CLDN19 gene encoding claudin-19 isoform X1, translating into MGGGARELAGYLAALAGWVAALAAAVLPQWRQSSYAGDAIITAVGLHEGLWMSCAAQSTGQVQCRLHDSLLSLEVHIQTSRALMVISLLLGFFGIIVSVVGMKCTKVGEEDPVTKSRIAVAGGVLFILSGLCTLAAVSLYATQVTYEFFRESTIPINARYEFGSALFVGWGAASLSMLGGSLLCCSCPAKEPRGQQYHRQSQPSTAREYV; encoded by the exons AtgggcggcggggcgcgggaGCTGGCCGGGTACCTGGCGGCGCTGGCCGGGTGGGTGGCGGCGCTGGCGGCCGCCGTGCTGCCGCAGTGGCGGCAGAGCTCGTACGCCGGGGACGCCATCATCACGGCCGTGGGGCTCCACGAGGGGCTGTGGATGAGCTGCGCCGCCCAGAGCACCGGGCAGGTCCAGTGCCGCCTACACGACTCGCTGCTCTCCCTCGAAG TTCACATCCAGACATCCCGGGCTCTCATGGTCATTTCTCTCCTCCTGGGCTTCTTTGGTATCATCGTGAGCGTGGTGGGCATGAAGTGCACTAAAGTTGGGGAGGAGGATCCTGTCACCAAGAGCCGCATAGCTGTTGCTGGAGGTGTCCTCTTCATTCTGTCTG GTCTGTGCACACTGGCTGCTGTGTCGTTGTATGCAACACAGGTGACCTATGAGTTCTTCAGAGAGAGTACCATCCCCATCAACGCTAG GTACGAATTCGGCTCTGCTCTCTTCGTGGGCTGGGGGGCTGCCAGCCTCTCCATGCTGGGTGggtccctcctgtgctgctcctgccctgccaagGAGCCCCGAGGACAGCAGTACCATCGGCAGTCACAGCCCTCCACGGCCCGGGAATATGTCTGA
- the CLDN19 gene encoding claudin-19 isoform X2, whose translation MGGGARELAGYLAALAGWVAALAAAVLPQWRQSSYAGDAIITAVGLHEGLWMSCAAQSTGQVQCRLHDSLLSLEVHIQTSRALMVISLLLGFFGIIVSVVGMKCTKVGEEDPVTKSRIAVAGGVLFILSGLCTLAAVSLYATQVTYEFFRESTIPINARRPVKLCPAPLMGEQCL comes from the exons AtgggcggcggggcgcgggaGCTGGCCGGGTACCTGGCGGCGCTGGCCGGGTGGGTGGCGGCGCTGGCGGCCGCCGTGCTGCCGCAGTGGCGGCAGAGCTCGTACGCCGGGGACGCCATCATCACGGCCGTGGGGCTCCACGAGGGGCTGTGGATGAGCTGCGCCGCCCAGAGCACCGGGCAGGTCCAGTGCCGCCTACACGACTCGCTGCTCTCCCTCGAAG TTCACATCCAGACATCCCGGGCTCTCATGGTCATTTCTCTCCTCCTGGGCTTCTTTGGTATCATCGTGAGCGTGGTGGGCATGAAGTGCACTAAAGTTGGGGAGGAGGATCCTGTCACCAAGAGCCGCATAGCTGTTGCTGGAGGTGTCCTCTTCATTCTGTCTG GTCTGTGCACACTGGCTGCTGTGTCGTTGTATGCAACACAGGTGACCTATGAGTTCTTCAGAGAGAGTACCATCCCCATCAACGCTAG ACGCCCTGTAAAACTGTGTCCTGCACCCCTCATGGGAGAGCAGTGCTTGTAG
- the C21H1orf50 gene encoding uncharacterized protein C1orf50 homolog encodes RRSGNLLAGRKRCVAVGDGGGRRGGWGRWPRPGPGPGPGPGPGPGPGLALVEGSAGRVGDPGDLVALARQVQQANDFVRANACSKLTVIAEQIRHLQEQARKVLDEANRDADLNHVACNLVKKPGNVYYMYRRESGQRYFSILSPKEWGTTPHEFLGAYKLQHDMSWTPFEDIERRDAEITVLEKLLSRQAALPPCTEPNFQGLTKSHE; translated from the exons CGCCGCAGCGGAAACCTCCTCGCCGGGCGGAAGCGTTGTGTCGCGGTTGGTGATGGCGGAGGGCGGCGCGGAGGCTGGGGACGatggccccggcccggccccggccccggccccggccccggccccggtcccggtcccgggCTGGCCCTGGTCGAGGGCAGCGCCGGCCGCGTCGGGGACCCCGGGGACCTAGTGGCCCTGGCCCGGCAGGTGCAGCAG GCCAATGACTTTGTCCGGGCAAATGCCTGCAGCAAGCTGACAGTCATCGCTGAGCAGATCCGGCACCTGCAGGAGCAGGCGCGGAAG gtCTTGGATGAAGCTAACAGGGATGCTGATCTGAACCACGTGGCCTGCAACCTTGtaaaaaagccaggaaatgtTTACTACATGTACAGGCGGGAGAGTGGACAGCGGTATTTCTCCATCCTGTCTCCTAAG GAATGGGGTACCACTCCCCATGAATTTCTTGGCGCCTATAAGCTCCAGCATGACATGTCCTGGACTCCATTTGAGGACATAGAGAGACGAGATGCTGAAATAACTgtcctggagaagctgctgagccggcaggcagcactgccccCGTGCACGGAGCCCAACTTCCAGGGCCTGACCAAGTCACATGAGTGA